From the genome of Ornithobacterium rhinotracheale, one region includes:
- a CDS encoding glycosyl transferase family 1: MQKVLLITYYWPPSGGAGVQRWLKMSKFLAKNYSLSVLVPQGAAYPILDETLQKDVAPNIEVITTPIWEPYALAQKINPKNKQYQKGQIDPSKKQSFLSKISLWIRANLFVPDARIFWKNSAVKECLKKLNLNDFDAIISTGPPHTCHLIALELKQKFPHLKWLADFRDPWTDIDYFGKLPLTHWALEKHKKLEKEVISKADIVTTVSPTWANDLAQIGGRNVEVIYNAYDEADFESIHLIKLNKKLIINYLGSLNHDRSPSVLFQLLDQKCQENEFCQQFNLNLIGNIASEVKEEILALKNLAQCTQFVPYLPHDKAIQEMSKSHVLLLLINDTENQKGIIPGKFFEYLATGREILCLGDPDSDLATLLHQTKAGEIFKRNDAKSLNHYLDDLYQKFKENQLDLRDNYASIQDFSRRKSAEKIMKLLNIKE, encoded by the coding sequence ATGCAAAAAGTACTCTTAATCACCTATTATTGGCCTCCTTCTGGCGGTGCTGGCGTGCAACGGTGGCTGAAAATGAGTAAATTTTTAGCCAAAAATTATTCGCTCAGTGTACTTGTCCCACAAGGGGCTGCCTACCCGATTTTAGACGAAACTTTGCAAAAAGATGTCGCACCCAATATTGAAGTTATCACAACACCGATTTGGGAACCATACGCTTTAGCCCAAAAAATAAATCCTAAGAACAAGCAATACCAAAAAGGACAAATCGATCCGAGCAAAAAACAATCTTTTTTATCTAAAATTTCGTTGTGGATTAGAGCTAATTTATTCGTTCCAGATGCACGCATTTTTTGGAAAAATTCGGCAGTGAAAGAATGTTTAAAAAAGCTGAATTTAAACGATTTTGATGCAATCATCAGCACAGGGCCACCGCATACTTGCCATTTAATTGCCCTTGAATTAAAACAGAAATTTCCGCATTTAAAATGGCTGGCAGATTTCCGCGATCCATGGACTGATATTGATTATTTTGGCAAACTCCCGCTAACCCACTGGGCGTTGGAAAAACATAAAAAATTAGAAAAAGAAGTAATTTCTAAAGCCGATATTGTAACCACCGTTTCGCCCACTTGGGCAAATGATTTAGCACAAATCGGAGGCAGAAATGTAGAGGTAATTTACAATGCTTATGACGAAGCTGATTTTGAAAGCATTCATTTAATTAAATTAAATAAAAAGTTAATTATCAATTATTTAGGCTCTTTAAACCATGATAGAAGTCCATCGGTTTTGTTTCAACTTTTAGATCAAAAATGCCAAGAAAACGAATTTTGCCAACAATTTAATTTAAACCTAATTGGCAACATTGCCAGCGAAGTAAAAGAAGAAATTTTAGCTTTAAAAAACTTGGCACAATGCACACAATTCGTTCCCTATTTGCCGCACGACAAAGCCATACAAGAAATGAGCAAAAGCCATGTTTTGCTCCTGCTCATCAACGACACCGAAAACCAAAAAGGAATCATTCCTGGGAAATTTTTTGAATATCTAGCGACGGGCAGAGAGATTTTATGTTTGGGCGATCCCGACAGCGATTTGGCGACACTCTTACACCAAACCAAAGCGGGCGAAATTTTTAAACGAAATGATGCTAAAAGTTTAAATCATTATCTTGATGATTTATACCAAAAGTTCAAAGAAAATCAATTAGATTTGCGGGATAATTATGCCAGCATTCAAGATTTTTCGCGCAGGAAATCTGCCGAAAAAATCATGAAATTATTAAATATTAAAGAATGA
- a CDS encoding alpha-L-fucosidase, with product MKTIKKTIFAVFLMCFSLIKAQNIPTPKPNQLDFLNAELGVVIHYDLHVFDNEKYGQGGNRITPIPDYNIFNPKHLDTDQWIAAAKAMGAKFAILTATHETGFALYQSDVNPYCMKALKFQDGKGDIVRDFVNSCRKYGIKPGIYIGIRWNSFLGIHNFKAEGGGEFAKRRQEWYKKMCEGMTHELTSRYGDLFAVWFDGGADDPRDLGPDVEPIVSKNNPNCLFYHNVDRADFRWGGSESGTVGYPNYSSFPTPFSHNKNNDTQKAYQSLLKHGDPNGKYFVPAMADSPLRGYNGRHEWFWEPGDEEAVYPLAHLMDMYEKSVGRNSTLILGLTPNPDGLLDDGDVKRLREFGEAIQQAYGNPIATQKGTGKTLSIRLKNPEKIQKIIIQEDIAKGERIREFIIEAKIKNRWVKIAEGESVGHKRIIKLPKTYLVKDVRLKVTKSVAPPVISNFSLFL from the coding sequence ATGAAAACAATAAAAAAAACAATTTTTGCCGTATTTTTAATGTGCTTTAGCTTGATTAAAGCACAAAATATCCCAACTCCAAAACCCAATCAACTTGATTTTTTAAATGCTGAATTAGGAGTGGTTATCCATTATGATTTACATGTTTTTGATAATGAAAAATATGGACAAGGAGGAAACAGAATCACACCTATTCCAGACTATAATATATTTAATCCTAAACATTTAGATACCGATCAATGGATTGCTGCCGCCAAAGCTATGGGAGCTAAATTTGCTATCCTTACGGCAACACACGAAACGGGATTCGCCCTCTACCAAAGCGATGTAAACCCGTATTGTATGAAGGCTTTGAAATTTCAAGACGGGAAAGGAGATATTGTGCGAGATTTTGTAAATTCTTGTAGAAAATATGGAATAAAACCAGGAATTTATATTGGAATCCGTTGGAATTCATTTTTAGGCATTCACAATTTCAAAGCAGAAGGCGGTGGAGAATTTGCCAAAAGAAGACAAGAATGGTACAAAAAAATGTGCGAGGGCATGACTCACGAACTCACCTCTCGCTATGGCGATTTATTTGCCGTTTGGTTTGATGGAGGTGCCGATGATCCAAGAGATTTAGGACCCGATGTAGAGCCAATTGTAAGCAAAAATAATCCGAATTGCCTTTTTTATCACAATGTAGACCGTGCCGATTTCCGATGGGGTGGCTCGGAATCTGGCACAGTGGGCTATCCTAATTATTCAAGTTTTCCTACGCCATTTTCTCATAACAAAAACAACGACACTCAAAAAGCCTATCAATCTCTGTTAAAACACGGAGACCCAAACGGAAAATATTTTGTTCCCGCTATGGCAGACTCTCCGCTTAGAGGCTACAATGGGCGACACGAGTGGTTTTGGGAGCCAGGTGACGAAGAGGCAGTGTACCCACTCGCCCACTTGATGGATATGTATGAAAAATCGGTTGGGAGAAACTCTACACTGATTTTAGGACTCACACCTAATCCAGACGGGCTGCTTGATGATGGTGATGTAAAGCGTTTAAGAGAGTTTGGGGAAGCCATTCAGCAAGCGTATGGGAATCCTATCGCCACACAAAAAGGAACGGGCAAAACGCTTTCAATCCGATTGAAAAATCCTGAAAAAATCCAAAAAATCATTATTCAAGAAGATATAGCTAAAGGAGAAAGAATCAGAGAATTTATAATCGAAGCCAAAATCAAAAATCGCTGGGTGAAAATTGCCGAAGGTGAATCCGTGGGACATAAAAGAATCATCAAATTACCTAAAACTTACTTAGTTAAGGATGTAAGATTAAAGGTTACAAAATCTGTCGCCCCTCCTGTTATTTCAAACTTTAGCCTCTTTTTATAA
- a CDS encoding YqiA/YcfP family alpha/beta fold hydrolase gives MKTLLYLHGLNSCLHDDRRETLQNYDIEILAPSIDYEGKHDLLDIFVEKYKSMDLIVGSSAGGLLGYYLSGILQIPAILFNPALPFAKNYINLPKLAPREKFLQVVIGAQDKVVPPLETFKILNSDDLKNASMEIHWHNQMEHSLPIDIFTEEIAYFFNKIFRQNNFK, from the coding sequence ATGAAAACACTTTTATATTTACATGGGCTTAATTCTTGCTTGCACGACGATCGCAGAGAAACACTGCAAAACTATGACATAGAGATACTTGCCCCATCTATCGACTATGAAGGAAAACATGATTTATTAGATATTTTTGTAGAAAAATATAAATCAATGGATCTAATTGTGGGATCAAGTGCGGGCGGATTGCTCGGTTATTATTTATCGGGAATTTTGCAAATTCCTGCAATTTTATTTAATCCAGCCTTGCCTTTTGCCAAAAATTACATCAATTTACCAAAACTTGCCCCAAGAGAAAAATTCTTGCAAGTCGTGATTGGAGCACAAGACAAAGTGGTTCCACCTCTAGAGACTTTTAAAATTTTAAATTCAGATGACTTAAAAAATGCTTCAATGGAAATTCATTGGCACAACCAAATGGAACACAGCCTGCCTATTGATATTTTCACCGAAGAAATAGCCTATTTTTTCAATAAAATTTTTAGACAAAACAACTTTAAATGA
- the wecC gene encoding UDP-N-acetyl-D-mannosamine dehydrogenase — translation MKADVVIMGLGYIGLPTAAILANKGLNVWGTDVNEEVVQTINRGEIHIFEPDLKELVAEAVQSQKLQASTKIIQAKTYLVVVPTPFKENHQPDTSFVEKAIENITPHLQPEDLIIIESTSPIGTTERMQNLVFSLRPELKNQINFAYCPERVLPGNILHELIYNDRVIGGTTEKATEKAIQFYTQFVQGELHATNAKTAEMCKLTENSSRDVQIAFANELSLICEKANIDVWELIQLANKHPRVNILNPGCGVGGHCIAVDPYFILSDFPMESQLIGKAREINNYKSFWCAEQIKKARKDFEIKNGKSPAIALLGLAFKPNIDDLRESPAKYIVQKVLQDAQDEDYYIVEPNIASHKIFKLTPYQEAIEKADIIAILIAHDEFKNLDLKDKIVLDFCGVQSKKH, via the coding sequence ATGAAGGCTGATGTTGTAATTATGGGTTTAGGCTATATTGGATTGCCCACCGCCGCTATTTTAGCCAATAAAGGACTGAATGTGTGGGGAACAGATGTGAACGAGGAAGTGGTGCAGACTATCAATCGCGGGGAGATTCATATTTTTGAACCAGATTTAAAGGAACTTGTGGCAGAGGCTGTGCAAAGCCAAAAATTACAAGCTAGTACAAAGATCATTCAAGCCAAAACCTATTTAGTTGTGGTACCTACGCCATTTAAGGAAAACCACCAGCCCGATACTTCGTTTGTAGAGAAAGCGATAGAAAACATTACGCCACATTTGCAACCAGAAGATTTAATCATCATTGAATCGACTTCGCCCATTGGTACGACCGAACGAATGCAAAATTTAGTTTTTAGCCTTCGCCCAGAATTAAAAAATCAAATCAATTTTGCGTATTGCCCCGAGCGTGTGTTGCCTGGTAATATTTTGCACGAATTGATTTACAACGATCGTGTGATTGGCGGCACTACAGAGAAAGCAACCGAAAAAGCCATACAATTTTACACGCAATTTGTGCAAGGCGAATTGCACGCAACCAATGCCAAAACTGCCGAAATGTGCAAACTCACCGAAAACTCCTCACGCGATGTGCAAATCGCATTTGCCAACGAGCTTTCATTGATTTGTGAAAAAGCAAACATCGATGTTTGGGAACTCATTCAACTTGCCAACAAGCACCCGCGCGTGAATATCCTAAACCCTGGGTGTGGTGTGGGCGGCCATTGCATTGCGGTGGATCCTTACTTTATTTTGTCAGACTTCCCGATGGAATCTCAATTAATCGGCAAAGCACGAGAAATCAATAATTATAAATCCTTTTGGTGTGCCGAACAAATCAAAAAAGCAAGAAAAGATTTTGAGATAAAAAACGGAAAATCTCCCGCCATTGCACTTTTAGGTTTAGCCTTTAAACCCAATATTGATGATTTACGGGAATCTCCTGCCAAATATATTGTGCAAAAAGTTTTGCAAGACGCACAAGACGAGGATTACTACATTGTAGAACCCAACATTGCCTCTCACAAAATATTTAAACTTACGCCGTATCAAGAAGCCATAGAAAAAGCAGATATTATCGCTATTTTGATAGCACATGATGAGTTTAAAAATTTAGACTTAAAAGATAAAATCGTTCTTGATTTTTGTGGCGTTCAATCTAAAAAGCATTAA
- the wecB gene encoding non-hydrolyzing UDP-N-acetylglucosamine 2-epimerase, protein MKKILIVFGTRPEAIKMAPLVKGFQNDMQNFETRVCVTAQHREMLDQVLDFFQITPDYDLNLMRPGQNLNQLTAEILIQLKSVLDDFQPDFVFVHGDTTTSMAAALASFYQQITVCHIEAGLRTYNLASPFPEEMNRQITARIAQYHFAPTPRAKQNLINEGIAEKNIIVTGNTVIDALMQSVEKIKQNPSIVHQDLIDKIKNQEIILITGHRRENHGTGIQNICRAILALAQKYPEKRFIYPVHLNPKIKEPVQELLGNTENILLVPPLAYQDFIWLMNQSKIIITDSGGIQEEAPSLGKPVLVTRNTTERPEALEHGTVILVGTDTQKIINETSRLLDNTAFYAQMSNLHNPYGDGKACEKIINFTENLNQ, encoded by the coding sequence ATGAAAAAAATCTTAATTGTATTTGGAACGCGCCCCGAAGCCATCAAAATGGCTCCACTCGTAAAAGGCTTTCAAAATGATATGCAAAATTTTGAAACCCGAGTGTGCGTTACAGCACAACACCGAGAAATGCTCGACCAAGTGCTGGATTTTTTCCAAATTACACCTGATTATGATTTAAATTTAATGCGACCAGGGCAAAATCTAAATCAGCTTACGGCAGAAATCTTAATTCAGCTAAAATCGGTTTTAGATGATTTTCAGCCCGATTTCGTTTTTGTGCACGGCGACACCACCACAAGCATGGCGGCAGCATTGGCAAGTTTTTATCAGCAAATCACCGTGTGCCACATTGAAGCGGGATTACGCACCTATAATTTAGCTTCGCCTTTTCCCGAGGAGATGAATCGCCAAATAACGGCTCGCATAGCACAATATCATTTTGCGCCCACGCCACGCGCCAAACAGAATTTAATCAACGAAGGGATTGCCGAAAAAAATATCATCGTTACGGGCAACACCGTCATCGATGCGTTGATGCAATCGGTAGAGAAAATTAAACAAAATCCTAGTATCGTTCATCAAGATTTAATTGATAAAATTAAAAATCAAGAAATAATTTTAATCACGGGACATCGCCGAGAGAATCACGGTACAGGCATTCAAAACATTTGTCGAGCCATTCTTGCTTTGGCTCAAAAATATCCCGAAAAGCGTTTTATTTATCCCGTACATTTAAATCCTAAAATCAAAGAACCTGTTCAGGAACTTTTGGGCAATACAGAAAATATTTTACTAGTTCCACCACTCGCCTATCAAGATTTTATTTGGCTGATGAATCAATCCAAAATCATAATTACCGATAGCGGGGGCATTCAAGAAGAAGCACCGAGTTTAGGCAAGCCCGTCTTAGTAACACGAAACACCACCGAGCGTCCAGAGGCTTTGGAACACGGAACCGTGATTCTTGTAGGTACCGATACGCAAAAAATAATTAATGAAACTTCTCGATTGCTAGACAATACCGCTTTTTATGCACAAATGAGCAATTTGCACAACCCTTATGGTGATGGCAAAGCCTGCGAAAAAATTATTAACTTTACAGAAAATTTAAACCAATGA
- a CDS encoding FKBP-type peptidyl-prolyl cis-trans isomerase, with protein sequence MKKIFLTLSVAAMFVACKNNDSKVNSEASQEGLDASYAFGMTLAEQIEGFKNNPANKDSINYSEVEKGVKDYFNNEEKMSSYAYGINIAKQINGVLENEMLKDGLSRDEIIKGFSDYLNKKETRIKKDSVEIVMTSYANNQQKKMQLEQAKEAKENKEKGKEFIAEKTKDPAVKTTQSGLAYKVLNEGSGDNVKIGDHVKIKYTGKTIDGKVFDSSEQNQPEGIDFLLQDGALIPGWVEGLQLMKVGSKYEFYIPAELAYGDSKAGEDIAPGSTLIFDVEVVSKDTPKK encoded by the coding sequence ATGAAAAAAATATTTTTAACATTATCTGTAGCAGCAATGTTTGTTGCTTGTAAAAATAACGACAGCAAAGTAAATTCTGAAGCTAGTCAAGAAGGTTTAGATGCGTCTTATGCTTTTGGTATGACATTGGCAGAGCAAATAGAAGGCTTCAAAAACAATCCTGCAAACAAAGACTCAATCAATTACAGCGAAGTTGAAAAAGGAGTAAAAGACTACTTTAACAACGAAGAAAAAATGAGCTCTTATGCATACGGAATTAATATTGCAAAACAAATCAATGGTGTTTTAGAAAACGAAATGCTTAAAGATGGTTTAAGCCGAGATGAAATCATCAAAGGTTTTAGCGACTATTTAAATAAGAAAGAAACTAGAATCAAAAAAGATTCGGTGGAAATCGTGATGACTAGCTATGCCAACAATCAGCAGAAAAAAATGCAACTCGAGCAAGCGAAAGAAGCGAAAGAAAACAAAGAAAAAGGTAAAGAATTTATCGCTGAAAAGACTAAAGACCCAGCAGTGAAGACTACGCAATCTGGCTTGGCTTACAAAGTGTTGAACGAAGGTTCTGGCGATAATGTGAAAATTGGAGATCATGTAAAAATCAAATACACAGGAAAAACCATCGACGGAAAAGTATTTGATAGCTCTGAGCAAAACCAACCAGAAGGAATTGATTTCCTTTTGCAAGACGGTGCCCTTATCCCTGGATGGGTAGAAGGTTTACAGCTTATGAAAGTAGGTTCTAAATACGAATTCTATATTCCAGCAGAATTAGCTTATGGCGACTCGAAAGCTGGCGAAGACATCGCACCAGGTTCTACTTTGATTTTTGATGTTGAAGTAGTGAGCAAAGACACCCCAAAAAAGTAA
- a CDS encoding Dyp-type peroxidase, giving the protein MCKKYQNVTDYPNNNTIFSVWVLRENTNYVSVFKELCALVINLNNSAAVRFPNDQASIVLGIGYQAWKKLNLPEPLPKELKDFVEIKGAKYTAISTPGDLHFHIRAREKSLCYDMATEIAKVLKPVADCIVNIEGFKYWDGRSILGFVDGTENPKGEDRVRFGVVGEEDPMYTGGSYLFAQKYLHNMFAWNDLSIEEQEKVIGRSKQNDVEMSDDVKPDNSHIALTNIEDENGEELKIIRENMPFGNPSTQEVGTYFLAYASTFSTTEHMLKHMFIGEPEGNYDRILDFSTPVTGTLFFVPSLDMLEEFAE; this is encoded by the coding sequence ATGTGTAAAAAGTATCAAAATGTAACGGATTACCCAAATAATAACACTATTTTCTCTGTCTGGGTGTTGAGAGAAAACACCAATTATGTTTCTGTGTTTAAGGAGCTTTGTGCATTGGTCATTAATTTAAATAATTCGGCGGCTGTGCGTTTTCCAAATGATCAAGCAAGCATAGTTTTAGGGATTGGCTACCAAGCGTGGAAGAAGCTAAATTTGCCCGAGCCACTTCCCAAAGAGTTGAAAGATTTTGTAGAAATCAAGGGAGCGAAATATACGGCGATTTCTACACCAGGGGATCTGCATTTTCACATCAGAGCTAGAGAAAAAAGTTTGTGTTATGACATGGCAACCGAGATTGCTAAGGTGTTGAAGCCTGTGGCAGATTGCATAGTAAATATCGAAGGGTTTAAATACTGGGATGGGCGATCGATTCTTGGTTTTGTAGACGGAACCGAAAATCCAAAAGGAGAGGATCGTGTGCGTTTTGGCGTTGTGGGAGAGGAGGATCCAATGTATACGGGCGGAAGTTATCTTTTTGCACAAAAATACTTGCACAACATGTTTGCTTGGAATGATTTAAGCATCGAGGAACAAGAAAAAGTAATCGGGCGAAGCAAACAAAATGATGTGGAAATGAGCGATGATGTAAAGCCAGACAACTCGCACATTGCCCTCACTAATATCGAAGATGAGAATGGAGAGGAGTTAAAAATCATTCGCGAAAATATGCCTTTTGGGAATCCATCTACACAAGAAGTGGGAACTTATTTCTTAGCTTATGCAAGTACATTTTCTACGACAGAGCATATGTTAAAGCATATGTTCATCGGAGAGCCAGAGGGGAATTATGATAGAATTTTAGATTTCAGTACGCCAGTCACGGGAACTTTATTTTTTGTGCCAAGTTTGGATATGCTAGAAGAATTTGCTGAATAA
- a CDS encoding M1 family aminopeptidase, with protein sequence MKKAVFSLLCISLGLHVHAQNTGKDIYRPEQEQINNLIDTKLDIKLNFDNQSIDGKEWLTLKPHFYPTDSLTLDAKNMLIHQISLINNNGNTTPLQYDYDLNQQKLKIKLNKTYTRDQTYKIFIQYTAYPEGVPGRDKKYYSKDKGLYFINPQGKNSYIPTQAWTQGEPMDNSGWFPTIDSPNQKTTQEISLTVPKNFVTLSNGTLTSKIDNANGTRTDNWRQTQKHAPYLFFIGVGDFAVVEDQWKGRPVNYYVEPEYKSVAKEIFGKTPEMLTFFSEKFGYEYPWDKYSQMVVRDFVTGAMENTTAVSHSQTAQQKHGELVDKNVWEDVIAHELAHHWFGDLVTSESFANLTVNEGFANYSEYLWREHKYGKDYADELREEDLEDYFSGNNFHKDLVRFDYKKVGDMFDRVTYNKGGYILHMLRSYLGDDAFFESIKYFLNHHEYQKAEAQQLRLAFEHVTGKDLNWFFNQWFFGHGHPKINVVTEYKPNEVVVNLKQTQSPLFEFPLTIDVYENGKRTRHKVWVKKEPLNTFKFSTQGKAQLVVVDGINDIVVEFNEEKPVDLYVQQYLLCKDELPSRMQAIKKLAYNQLISKNALSTLITAMKDPSAGIRKLAIESLDVTDSVVQEQAEEALTKIAESDPKTLVRAEALKKLAQIDKDKKYLNLFKNALKSESFAVRGAAIDYLSQNAPEELDNLSEDLDIKLAVNSPRLLEKLIPQWRQENKINYFPELNEMAALYALMPYIKPEYAKASQMAFDWILSTNDLASTQAIAKVYSNYYKFMKENQKEAIPFLRAMANNALELKQKTYQQYPNDDLKKQIEVLEEVINEIKD encoded by the coding sequence ATGAAAAAAGCAGTTTTCAGTTTGCTATGCATAAGCCTTGGGCTTCATGTACATGCGCAAAATACGGGAAAAGATATTTATAGACCAGAGCAGGAGCAAATCAATAATTTGATTGATACGAAATTAGATATAAAATTGAATTTTGACAATCAATCGATTGATGGCAAGGAGTGGCTTACGCTAAAACCTCACTTCTACCCTACGGATTCGCTTACGCTGGACGCCAAAAATATGTTGATTCATCAAATTTCGCTTATAAACAATAATGGAAACACTACGCCATTGCAGTATGATTACGATTTGAATCAGCAGAAATTAAAGATTAAATTAAATAAAACTTATACACGAGATCAGACTTACAAAATCTTTATTCAGTACACAGCTTATCCAGAGGGCGTGCCTGGACGAGATAAAAAGTATTATTCTAAAGATAAAGGTTTGTATTTCATCAATCCACAAGGCAAAAACTCCTATATCCCAACACAAGCTTGGACACAGGGGGAGCCTATGGACAATTCGGGCTGGTTTCCTACAATTGATTCGCCCAACCAGAAGACCACGCAAGAAATTAGCCTTACAGTTCCCAAGAATTTCGTAACGCTATCAAACGGAACGCTTACTTCTAAAATTGATAATGCCAACGGAACTCGCACCGATAATTGGCGACAAACGCAAAAACATGCACCTTACTTATTCTTCATCGGTGTGGGAGATTTTGCCGTGGTAGAAGACCAATGGAAAGGACGCCCTGTAAATTATTATGTGGAGCCTGAATATAAATCTGTAGCCAAAGAAATTTTCGGAAAAACCCCTGAAATGCTGACTTTTTTCTCTGAGAAATTTGGCTATGAATATCCTTGGGATAAATATTCGCAAATGGTGGTGCGTGATTTTGTAACAGGTGCCATGGAAAACACCACAGCGGTGAGCCATTCGCAAACGGCTCAGCAAAAACATGGTGAACTAGTAGATAAAAATGTTTGGGAAGATGTCATTGCACACGAATTGGCGCATCACTGGTTTGGAGATTTGGTAACGAGCGAAAGCTTTGCCAATCTTACTGTAAACGAAGGATTTGCCAATTATAGCGAATACCTATGGCGCGAGCATAAATACGGAAAAGATTATGCCGATGAGCTGCGCGAAGAAGATTTAGAAGATTATTTTTCTGGGAACAATTTTCACAAAGATTTAGTTCGCTTTGATTATAAAAAAGTGGGCGACATGTTTGACCGAGTAACTTACAACAAAGGCGGATACATCCTGCACATGCTCAGAAGTTATTTAGGCGACGACGCTTTCTTTGAATCTATTAAATATTTCTTGAACCACCACGAGTATCAAAAAGCTGAAGCTCAGCAATTGCGATTGGCATTTGAACATGTTACGGGAAAAGATTTAAACTGGTTTTTCAACCAATGGTTTTTTGGACATGGGCACCCAAAAATCAATGTGGTAACTGAGTATAAACCTAACGAAGTGGTTGTTAATTTAAAACAAACACAATCTCCTTTGTTTGAGTTCCCGCTCACCATTGATGTCTACGAAAATGGCAAAAGAACTCGCCATAAAGTTTGGGTAAAAAAAGAACCGCTTAACACCTTTAAATTCAGCACACAAGGAAAAGCACAATTGGTGGTGGTAGATGGAATCAATGATATTGTGGTTGAGTTTAATGAAGAGAAACCTGTGGATTTATATGTTCAACAATATTTACTGTGCAAAGATGAATTGCCGTCGAGAATGCAAGCTATTAAAAAATTGGCATACAATCAGTTGATAAGTAAAAATGCACTTTCTACATTAATTACTGCAATGAAAGATCCGTCTGCTGGTATCAGAAAATTAGCCATAGAATCGCTTGATGTTACCGATTCTGTGGTGCAAGAGCAAGCGGAAGAGGCTCTGACCAAAATTGCTGAAAGCGATCCAAAAACGCTAGTTCGTGCCGAAGCTTTGAAGAAATTAGCTCAAATCGACAAAGACAAAAAGTATTTGAATTTATTTAAAAATGCTTTAAAATCAGAATCTTTTGCGGTGAGAGGTGCTGCAATTGATTATTTAAGTCAAAATGCACCAGAGGAATTAGACAATCTATCAGAAGATTTAGATATAAAATTAGCCGTAAACTCTCCGAGATTGTTGGAAAAATTAATTCCTCAATGGCGACAAGAAAATAAAATCAATTATTTTCCTGAGCTAAATGAAATGGCAGCTCTCTACGCACTCATGCCATACATAAAACCTGAGTATGCTAAGGCTTCTCAAATGGCTTTTGACTGGATTCTCTCTACCAACGATTTGGCATCTACCCAAGCGATTGCCAAAGTATATAGCAACTATTATAAATTTATGAAAGAGAACCAAAAAGAGGCAATTCCTTTCTTGCGTGCAATGGCAAACAATGCACTTGAGCTTAAACAAAAAACTTATCAGCAATATCCAAACGATGATTTGAAAAAGCAAATAGAAGTTTTGGAAGAAGTAATCAATGAAATTAAAGATTAA